One region of Carya illinoinensis cultivar Pawnee chromosome 8, C.illinoinensisPawnee_v1, whole genome shotgun sequence genomic DNA includes:
- the LOC122318931 gene encoding probable inorganic phosphate transporter 1-8 — translation MALKVLSALDSAKTQLYHFKAIIIAGMGLFTDAYDLFCIPPIMTLIGRVYYEKEDDKYRVPPGVVSTMVAIALLGTAIGQVVFGRLGDRIGRRRVYGTALLIMVLSSLGCGFSICRERGCVLASLGLFRFALGLGIGGDYPLSAVIMSEFANKTTRGAFIAAVFSMQGFGILAASSVTMVVCSIFDHASKASQGDSTPDEADIAWRLILMLGAIPAALTFYWRMMMPETARYTALVAQNVPQAAIDVQKVLEVPISEITEENPVPLNPLTYPLFSKQFFYRHGRDLLSCSCTWFLLDIVFYSSNLFQSQIYKHYLPDKDEVNAYKAAFEVAKLQAIVAACSTIPGYWFTVYFIDIVGRVRIQAMGFLCMALVYLAIGIPYDIHWKDNTNVGFMVLYGLTFFFANFGPNTTTFIVPAELFPAKFRTTCHGISGAAGKVGAIIGSIGFLWASHKGKDEKEREGYPEAIGMTASLIWLAGVCLAGMAVTLLFTRETMGRSLEENENDQDGPGELRLGRIPSGAA, via the exons ATGGCGTTGAAAGTTCTTTCGGCTCTCGACAGCGCGAAAACTCAGCTCTACCATTTCAAGGCAATCATCATCGCCGGCATGGGACTATTCACTGACGCCTACGACCTCTTCTGCATCCCTCCCATCATGACTCTCATCGGACGGGTTTACTACGAGAAAGAGGACGATAAGTATCGGGTCCCACCCGGCGTGGTCTCGACCATGGTGGCGATCGCTCTGCTGGGAACTGCGATCGGTCAAGTGGTCTTCGGCAGGCTCGGAGACCGAATCGGTAGGCGGCGCGTGTACGGAACCGCATTGCTGATTATGGTGCTGAGCTCACTCGGGTGCGGGTTCTCGATATGCAGGGAGAGGGGTTGCGTTCTGGCCAGCCTGGGGCTGTTCAGGTTCGCACTGGGCCTGGGGATCGGTGGGGACTACCCGTTATCGGCAGTCATCATGTCTGAGTTCGCGAACAAGACGACACGTGGAGCGTTCATAGCGGCTGTCTTCTCGATGCAGGGATTTGGAATTTTGGCCGCTTCATCGGTCACGATGGTGGTGTGCTCAATCTTTGACCATGCGTCGAAAGCATCCCAGGGTGATTCAACGCCTGATGAGGCTGATATCGCTTGGAGGCTGATACTGATGCTGGGTGCGATTCCCGCTGCCTTAACATTTTATTGGCGAATGATGATGCCCGAAACTGCCAG ATATACAGCTTTGGTGGCTCAAAATGTTCCCCAAGCGGCTATAGATGTGCAGAAAGTGTTAGAAGTTCCCATAAGTGAGATTACCGAAGAGAACCCAGTGCCTCTAAATCCACTAACCTATCCCCTATTCTCCAAGCAATTCTTTTATCGCCATGGCCGTGATTTATTATCTTGCTCCTGCACGTGGTTTCTTCTCGACATTGTCTTCTACAGCAGCAACCTCTTCCAGTCCCAGATATACAAGCACTATCTCCCGGACAAAGACGAGGTGAATGCCTATAAAGCAGCTTTTGAAGTTGCAAAACTCCAAGCAATTGTTGCAGCCTGTTCTACCATTCCAGGTTACTGGTTCACTGTCTATTTTATTGATATCGTTGGAAGAGTCAGAATTCAAGCAATGGGTTTTCTCTGCATGGCACTGGTTTATCTAGCAATTGGGATACCCTACGATATACATTGGAAGGACAACACAAATGTAGGGTTCATGGTCCTCTACGGCCTCACCTTTTTCTTTGCAAATTTCGGACCAAACACAACCACCTTCATAGTGCCCGCGGAGCTTTTCCCGGCAAAATTTAGAACAACATGCCATGGGATTTCTGGTGCTGCAGGGAAGGTGGGGGCAATCATTGGTTCTATTGGTTTTTTGTGGGCTTCACATAAAGgtaaagatgaaaaagaaagggaGGGCTATCCCGAAGCAATTGGAATGACTGCATCATTGATATGGCTTGCCGGAGTTTGTCTTGCGGGAATGGCGGTGACATTGCTTTTCACGCGTGAGACCATGGGGAGATCATTGGAGGAAAATGAGAATGATCAAGATGGACCTGGCGAGCTGCGTTTGGGTAGAATTCCTTCTGGTGCTGCATAG